The following coding sequences lie in one Trichoderma breve strain T069 chromosome 1, whole genome shotgun sequence genomic window:
- a CDS encoding fungal specific transcription factor domain-containing protein codes for MGSSQFLQSTYNPQFPNPLLAAEAIGGPGYFTRPPPEAQFLSLQDGSSTGDMLGSSGNLGGNHPLNVQTGIAIAQPLNNHWEFDMLDDEASLPDSDDDLPDVRGNLPPIKNLVPERWTVSPVDISVFSAFAQSDDVQAHMETPYSSEFWASGLNTIFMHFINVTGPGISIFEGDISSALDRSRMKATAGSGKSLWSSALRHYHRAIRRIAKSVKSPSKRTQPATLAATLLLSYFEVWSSDHTKWCNHLFGARILFREMSLGEMTRICFPAKRMRQRQDARGYQLGHIGSYIYGPHCHPASSQSVQQSLDYDFLNVITGLTLSPEAYGDVEGQLPDVKYSSVTDKEIEKYDIICDLFWWYCKMDVYQSILGGTKLLKSMEYDNWTQIPPRAPFSTYSSAYGTYDHLVLLLGRLSDFVSKDLSRKQKAIEAKGENAETGSPPMFPGMFPTFGKVQAPMGFSPPRDGTPHSDSQDELDPEATYEAALQEWNAIYSSFEVFKSRLGPEFQPLGDEPDGPRRTKTPFGDPIYFRTYSIAGIWMNYYMGFIHLYRSHPSMPPVAMRAAGLMAKKTAGFALKIGQIASGLAADCSEYAVINTYLGAALIESSFCVFVAGVQYNETRQREWVIQRMHDIARLTGWQSAMQIACGCESAWIKSSTMGGPEYTRPTIINNVPSTIWKNPRRIDKKIDESESGEERRLVLAKAERTHYAIGILAIETELARLELRDDLN; via the exons ATGGGCTCTAGCCAGTTTTTGCAATCTACCTACAATCCGCAGTTCCCAAATCCCCTActtgcagcagaagccaTCGGAGGACCTGGGTACTTTACTAGGCCTCCTCCCGAAGCTcagtttctctctctccaagatggcaGCTCTACTGGGGATATGCTTGGCAGTTCCGGCAATCTAGGTGGCAACCATCCCCTTAATGTTCAGACAGGGATAGCCATTGCTCAACCCTTGAATAATCATTGGGAGTTCGATATGTTGGATGATGAAGCCTCTTTGCCTGATTCTGACGATGATTTGCCAGACGTGAGAGGCAACTTGCCGCCGATAAAAAACTTGGTGCCTGAGCGTTGGACTGTAAGTCCCGTGGATATCAGCGTCTTTTCGGCCTTCGCCCAAAGCGACGATGTTCAAGCGCACATGGAGACCCCTTACTCCTCTGAATTCTGGGCTAGTGGCCTGAACACGATCTTCATGCATTTCATCAATGTAACTGGGCCCGGGATCTCAATCTTCGAAGGAGACATTTCTTCTGCTCTAGATAGATCCAGAATGAAAGCAACAGCTGGATCTGGAAAGAGCCTATGGAGCT CAGCCTTGAGACATTACCACCGTGCCATACGACGCATAGCGAAAAGCGTCAAGTCACCTTCCAAGAGGACACAGCCGGCAACTCTTGCTGCCACTCTCTTGCTCAGCTACTTTGAGGTCTGGTCGTCTGATCACACCAAGTGGTGCAATCACTTGTTTGGCGCCAGGATTCTATTCCGCGAGATGTCTTTAGGAGAGATGACTCGAATTTGTTTCCCCGCGAAGCGCATGAGACAACGCCAGGATGCTCGAGGGTATCAACTAGGGCACATAGGCTCCTATATATATGGCCCCCATTGCCACCCAGCGTCATCACAGAGCGTTCAACAGTCTCTCGACTATGACTTTTTGAATGTCATCACAGGACTTACCTTGTCTCCAGAAGCCTATGGTGACGTAGAGGGGCAGCTTCCGGACGTGAAATACTCTTCGGTAACCGATAAGGAAATTGAAAAATACGACATTATTTGCGATCTATTCTGGTGGTATTGCAAAATGGATGTCTATCAGAGCATTTTGGGAGGAACCAAGTTATT GAAAAGCATGGAATATGACAATTGGACACAGATTCCTCCGAGGGCCCCCTTTTCAACATATTCATCCGC ATATGGCACCTATGACCATTTGGTTTTATTGCTTGGCCGCCTTTCAGACTTTGTGTCGAAAGATTTATCCCGGAAACAGAAGGCCATAGAAGCAAAGGGGGAGAATGCTGAAACTGGATCCCCGCCGATGTTCCCAGGCATGTTCCCGACGTTTGGGAAAGTGCAAGCCCCCATGGGATTTAGTCCTCCACGGGATGGCACGCCGCACAGTGATTCTCAGGATGAACTTGACCCGGAAGCCACTTACGAAGCTGCACTGCAAGAATGGAATGCCATTTACAGTTCCTTTGAGGTGTTCAAGAGCCGCCTTGGGCCCGAATTCCAACCCCTCGGCGATGAACCTGACGgtccaagaaggacaaaaACGCCTTTTGGGGACCCGATATACTTTCGAACATACTCCATCGCTGGCATCTGGATGAACTATTATATGGGGTTCATTCACCTTTACCGAAGCCACCCCTCGATGCCGCCAGTTGCCATGAGGGCAGCGGGCCTGATGGCTAAGAAGACAGCGGGGTTTGCTCTCAAGATCGGACAGATTGCTTCTGGGCTTGCTGCCGACTGCTCAGAGTACGCGGTTATCAATACATATCTTGGCGCTGCCCTCATTGAGAGTTCTTTCTGTGTCTTTGTAGCAGGTGTACAG TATAATGAAACTAGGCAGAGAGAATGGGTCATCCAGAGAATGCATGATATTGCCCGCCTAACTGGATGGCAGTCTGCCATGCAGATTGCCTGTGGCTGTGAATCGGCATGGATAAAATCTAGCACGATGGGAGGGCCGGAATATACACGACCAACAATCATCAACAATGTCCCGTCTACAATATGGAAGAATCCTCGCCGCATTGACAAGAAAATCGACGAATCTGAATCGGGCGAAGAACGGCGGTTAGTACTGGCCAAGGCTGAAAGAACACATTACGCAATCGGGATACTAGCCATCGAAACAGAACTCGCGAGACTCGAACTTCGAGACGATTTAAACTAA
- a CDS encoding proteasome subunit domain-containing protein yields MFMARSEYDRGINTFSPEGRLFQVEYSLEAIKLGSTAIGIATSEGVILGVEKRVTSSLLETSSVEKIVEIDRHIGCAMSGLQADARSMIEHARVECQSHAFNYNESLSVESTTQAICDLALRFGEGADGEETIMSRPFGVALLIAGFDENGPQLFHAEPSGTFYRFDAKAIGSGSEGAQAELQNEYHKSLTIADAETLVLKTLKQVMEEKLDSKNVQLASVTKDKGFRIYTDEEMAAVVDRLPSN; encoded by the exons ATGTTTATGGCAAGATCTGAATACG ACCGGGGAATCAATACCTTCTCCCCCGAAGGTCGTCTCTTCCAGGTGGAATACTcgctcgaggccatcaagctcGGGTCGACCGCCATTGGCATCGCAACATCCGAGGGCGTCATCCTCGGCGTCGAAAAGCGAGTCACATCCTCCCTCCTCGAAACCTCCTCCGTCGAAAAGATTGTCGAGATCGACCGCCACATCGGATGCGCCATGTCCGGCCTCCAGGCCGACGCCCGGTCCATGATTGAGCACGCCCGCGTCGAGTGCCAGAGCCACGCCTTCAACTACAACGAGTCCCTCAGTGTGGAGAGCACCACCCAGGCCATTTGCGACCTTGCCTTGCGCTTCGGAGAGGGTGCTGACGGAGAGGAGACCATCATGAGCCGGCCCTTTGGTGTTGCGCTCCTCATCGCTGGCTTTGACGAGAATGGTCCTCAGCTGTTTCATGCAGAGCCCAGTGGCACTTTCTATCGATTCGACGCCAAGGCTATTGGATCTGGCTCAGAAGGAGCACAAGCAGAGCTGCAAAACGAATACCACAAG TCCTTAACAATCGCCGACGCAGAGACACTGGTTCTCAAAACTCTGAAGCAAGTAATGGAGGAGAAGTTGGACTCCAAAAATGTGCAGCTGGCCAGCGtcaccaaggacaagggctTTAGAATATACAcagacgaggagatggcggcaGTCGTCGACCGGCTACCATCAAACTAA
- a CDS encoding aspartyl protease domain-containing protein, which produces MSYLVLNGAGWEEANVDSLARRITLNVFNPHGGDQDSLVTLEVFPDMTVSTLRESVQSEAGIPPTSQHIYHNGRLISDDAKTMEQLQIGDGDMLAVHVRDMRGSTVPPEAAGRPPAAARQQQSAATAAAGAENDTEMLRLQILGDPAVRQQLSRQHPELAAAIEDPARFRRIFLDSQDRERREREMRQREIERLNEDPFNVENQRRIEEMIRQERVMENLQNAMEHNPEVFGRVHLLYANVEVNGHKVKALVDSGAQATIMSPSCAEACGIMRLVDKRFAGVARGVGTATIIGRVHSAQIKIGNLFLPCSFTVMEGKSVELLLGLDMLKRYQAHIDLASDKLIIQGQEISFLGEAEIPKEEEAIVQEPTIPGPAGTAIGQRSGAVMPAQEAPSQTPSEATPGAPPPQTQAQAAPQQPAAPSAGVTPAHVDSLMAMGATREQAIQALQAAEDNVDMAASLIFF; this is translated from the exons ATGTCATATCTTGTCCTAAATGGAGCTGGCTGGGAGGAGGCTAACGTGGATTCACTTGCCAGGCGCATCACGCTCAACGTCTTCAATCCTCATGGAGGAGACCAGGATAGCCTGGTGACTCTCGAAGTCTTTCCCGACATGACCGTTTCTACCCTGCGCGAGTCCGTCCAGTCCGAGGCTGGCATCCCCCCTACTTCGCAACACATATACCACAACGGCCGACTCATCTCGGACGATGCCAAAACCATGGAGCAGCTACAAATCGGCGATGGCGACATGCTGGCTGTCCATGTCCGGGATATGCGAGGCAGCACGGTGCCTCCGGAGGCAGCAGGGCGACCTCCAGCTGCGGCTCGCCAACAACAAAGCGccgccactgccgccgccggtgcTGAAAACGACACGGAGATGCTTCGCCTGCAGATTCTCGGCGACCCCGCCGTCAGACAGCAGCTGTCCAGGCAACACCCAGAGCTCGCCGCGGCCATCGAGGACCCCGCGCGGTTTCGAAGAATATTCCTAGACAGCCAGGACAGAGAGCGGAGAGAGCGTGAGATGCGGCAGCGCGAGATTGAAAGACTCAACGAAGACCCCTTCAACGTTGAGAACCAGAGGAGGATCGAGGAGATGATCCGCCAGGAGAGAGTCATGGAGAATCTGCAAAACGCCATGGAGCACAACCCCGAAG TGTTTGGCCGCGTTCACTTGCTGTACGCAAATGTGGAGGTCAACGGCCACAAGGTAAAGGCTCTCGTAGACTCGGGAGCGCAGGCAACCATCATGTCGCCGTCGTGCGCCGAGGCCTGCGGCATCATGCGCTTGGTCGACAAGAGATTCGCCGGCGTTGCTCGAGGCGTCGGAACGGCTACCATCATTGGCCGAGTTCACTCTGCCCAGATTAAGATTGGAAACTTATTCTTGCCCTGCAGCTTTACTGTCATGGAGGGAAAGTCCGTCGAGTTGCTGCTCGGCCTGGATATGCTCAAGAGATATCAGGCCCATATTGATCTTGCCAGTGACAAGCTTATCATCCAGGGCCAGGAAATCTCGTTTCTCGGAGAAGCGGAAATTCcgaaggaggaagaggccatTGTCCAGGAGCCTACGATTCCCGGACCGGCAGGGACTGCCATTGGCCAGAGATCCGGAGCTGTCATGCCTGCTCAAGAGGCCCCTTCGCAAACCCCTTCAGAGGCTACACCCGGCGCGCCGCCACCGCAGACCCAGGCACAAGCGGCGCCACAGCAGCCAGCGGCACCCTCTGCCGGTGTAACACCAGCCCACGTTGACAGTCTTATGGCCATGGGGGCTACCAGGGAACAGGCGATCCAGGCTCTCCAGGCTGCCGAGGATAACGTGGATATGGCGGCTAGCTTGATCTTCTTTTAA
- a CDS encoding putative methyltransferase domain-containing protein, which produces MFAVPGWSVSSDALKAEKPAVAASSGSAKKRKRTTRDEPVTAANVADLYETVVEGKKPSGDKPAKDSKRQKKSSDDKTKAGSEKSAAEADDAKSQQQASDKKGKKSKKERKESANPNHVKLPKNKERGNRSKPQNETTAAAAAAVESPKSEPKAKAESAAVLPPAPPKLTPLQASMREKLISARFRHLNETLYTRPSEEAFKLFQESPEMFDEYHEGFRRQVKVWPENPLQLIASPLPRTGDTCTIADLGCGDARLAESLQKEQHKLHIDVKSFDLQSPSPLVTKADIANIPMEDGSVNVAIFCLALMGTNWLDFVEEAYRLLHWKGELWVAEIKSRFGPVRNKHAPVTHSVGNRRKQPSKKEMQAKEAEAAGRFEKDLAVEVDGQDDQRRETDVSAFVEALRKRGFVLQGDGREAVDLSNRMFVTMRFIKGAAPTKGKGVKPDDAGPKKKKMFGRMQDEDAEDQGGETEGAILKPCVYKIR; this is translated from the exons ATGTTCGCCGTTCCCGGCTGGTCAGTATCCTCTGATGCGCTCAAGGCCGAAAAGCCCGCAGTCGCAGCCAGCAGCGGTtctgccaagaagcgcaagaggACCACCAGAGACGAGCCAGTGACGGCTGCCAACGTCGCCGATCTGTATGAGACAGTCGTCGAGGGGAAGAAGCCCAGCGGCGACAAGCCCGCAAAGGATTCAAAACGCCAAAAGAAGTCTTCCGACGACAAAACCAAGGCTGGCAGCGAGAAATCGGCAgccgaggctgatgatgcaAAGTCACAACAGCAGGCAAGCGAtaagaagggcaagaagagcaagaaggagaggaaagagAGTGCAAACCCAAACCACGTAAAACTGCCAAAGAACAAGGAAAGGGGAAATCGATCCAAACCCCAAAACGAaaccacagcagcagcagcagcagcagtcgaATCCCCCAAATCCGAacccaaagccaaagccgaGTCCGCAGCAGTTCTACCTCCAGCACCACCCAAGTTGACGCCTCTACAAGCCTcaatgagagagaagctgattTCTGCACGATTCCGCCACCTCAACGAGACGCTCTACACGCGGCCCTCGGAAGAAGCCTTCAAGCTGTTCCAAGAGTCACCCGAGATGTTTGACGAGTACCACGAAGGCTTCCGCCGCCAAGTCAAGGTGTGGCCCGAGAACCCA cttcagctcatcGCCAGCCCTCTGCCCAGGACCGGCGACACATGCACCATTGCCGACCTGGGATGCGGCGACGCCCGGCTGGCCGAGTCGCTCCAGAAGGAACAGCACAAGCTGCACATCGACGTCAAGAGCTTCGACCTCCAGAGCCCCAGCCCTCTGGTCACAAAGGCCGACATCGCCAACATCCCCATGGAGGACGGCTCCGTCAACGTCGCAATCTTCTGCCTCGCCCTCATGGGCACCAACTGGCTCGACTTTGTCGAAGAGGCCTACCGCCTGCTCCACTGGAAGGGCGAGCTCTGGGTCGCCGAGATCAAGAGCCGCTTCGGCCCTGTGCGCAACAAGCACGCCCCCGTCACCCACAGCGTCGGAAATAGGCGCAAGCAGCCctccaagaaggagatgcaggccaaggaggccgaggccgcTGGCCGCTTCGAAAAGGACCTCGCCGTCGAGGTGGATGGCCAGGACGACCAGCGCCGCGAGACGGATGTGTCGGCCTTTGTCGAGGCCCTAAGAAAGCGTGGCTTCGTCCTGCAGGGAGATGGCCGCGAGGCTGTTGACTTGTCCAATAGGATGTTTGTTACCATGCGCTTCATCAAGGGTGCAGCTCCTACCAAGGGCAAGGGTGTCAAGCCAGACGACGCTGGcccaaagaaaaagaaaatgttTGGTCGCATGCAGGACGAGGATGCAGAGGATCAGGGTGGCGAAACTGAGGGAGCTATCCTCAAACCTTGCGTGTACAAGATTCGGTGA